DNA from Candidatus Methylomirabilota bacterium:
CTCCCTCCTGTCGTTGATGTCCCCGCCAGCGTGAGGATCGAACCCAGGATTGGCCCGATACAAGGAGTCCAACCGGCACCGAAGGCCACCCCGACCAGGGTCGAACCCAGGTATCCCGCGGGCCGCTTCTCAAGCTGCAGACGTCGCTCCCGCATCAGAAGCGGCAGCTTCAGAATCCCGGCAATAAACAGTCCGAAGAGGATGATGATGATTCCCCCGACCTTCCGAACGAGTCCAATCGACCCAAGGAGCAGCTGTCCCAGTAGAGTGAAGGAGGCGCCCAGGGTGATAAAGACCGCGGAAAACCCCAGGATGAAAAGCACGGCGTTTACAACGATGGTCCGTCGCACATGGACCGTCCTGCCCGCTTTCAGCTCCTGAAGGGACATGCCGCCGATGAAGGAAAGGTAAGAGGGGACGAGAGGTAGCACACAGGGGGAGAGGAACGAAAAGAGCCCCGCCGTGAAAGCGACCACCGAGGTTACGTCCACTGACTGCGCCATGAGC
Protein-coding regions in this window:
- a CDS encoding cytochrome c biogenesis protein CcdA yields the protein MAQSVDVTSVVAFTAGLFSFLSPCVLPLVPSYLSFIGGMSLQELKAGRTVHVRRTIVVNAVLFILGFSAVFITLGASFTLLGQLLLGSIGLVRKVGGIIIILFGLFIAGILKLPLLMRERRLQLEKRPAGYLGSTLVGVAFGAGWTPCIGPILGSILTLAGTSTTGGRGVTLLGVYSLGLGVPFLLSALAMDRFSRFFDRFHPYMRMVEVGSGVFLVLIGVLLFTGYLTLLNTYLISITPAWLWERL